Within Xanthomonas oryzae pv. oryzae, the genomic segment CATCCTGTTCTGCGGCCTGCTCGCGTCGCGGCCGCTGTCGCGGCAATTTTCGCAGGTGGCTTTCGCGGCGCATCGGGTCAGCGATGGCGATTTCGGCGCACGCGCACACGTGGTGCGCGGCGCACCGGACGAGCTCACCGCCCTGGCCGACGACTTCAATACGATGAGCGGCAGGCTGCAGCAGTACGAGCGCGAATTACGCGACTCCAGCGCGATGTTGGCGCATGAATTGCGCACCCCGCTCAATGCCGCGATGGGACGCGTGCAAGGCATGCTGGATGAGGTCTTCCCGCGCGAACCCGAGCAACTGCGGCTGGTGCATCGTCAGCTGGAGCAGATCAATCGCCTGATCGGGGATTTGCACCTGGTGTCGCTGGCGCGTGCCGGCCAATTGGTGCTGGAGCCGGAAAGTGTCGAGCTGCGGGAGCTCGTCGCCGAACGCATCGAGTGGGCGGGGCCGGCGCTGCGCCAGGCGCAGATGGCGATCCATTACCCCATGCATCCCCCGCTGCGCTTGCGTGCCGACCGGCACCGGCTGGGCCAGGTGTTGTCGATCCTCATCGATAACGCGTTGCGCTACGCCGCAGCCGGCAAGCTGCTGGAAATCGAGGTGCACCGCGAGGGCACCAGCGTGCAGCTCACTTTGGGCGACCGTGGGCCGGGCGTAGAGCCTGCGCAATTACCGCATCTGTTGGACCGCTTCTGGCGCGCCGACAGCTCGCGCGCACGGCATTCCGGCGGCAGCGGCCTGGGCCTGGCGATCGCCTCGGCCATCTGCCAGGCGCACGATGGCCGGCTGGTCGTCAGCAACCGCCCCGGCGGTGGCCTGCTGGCCGGCGTGCGGTTACCGCTGGGGCGTTGACGCCCCCCAAACGCGCACGCCGCTGCAGTTGCCGGCCACAGCAGACAACTGCGCGCTATCACCGCGATTGCAGGCTCGGCACCGCGTCGCTCACGTGGGCGTGGCGACGCATGATCCAGTTGAACAACGGCGTGGCCATCAACGTGGACAGGATCGCCATCAGCACCAGCACCGAGAACAGGCCTTGTTCGATCACACCCGCCTGCAAGCCGATGTTGATGATGATCAGCTCCATCAGCCCGCGTGCATTCATCAGCGCGCCGATCGCCATCGCGTCGCGGTTGTTCTCGCCGGTCGTACGCGCCGCTGCCCAGCAGGCCACGCCCTTGCCGATGAACGAGGCGGCCAGGATCGCCACGCCGGCCAGCATGATCTGCGGCTGCAGCAACACGCTGAGCTGGGTTTTCAAGCCCGAATAGGTGAAGAACATCGGCAGCAGCAAGACCACGACGAACGGCTGCAGCATCTCGCGCAGCTTCTCGGTCAATGCGCCTCTGGGCAGGCAGACGCCGAGCAGGAAACCACCGAAGACCGCGTGGATACCGATCGCGTCCATCGCCCAGGCGCTGACGCAGAACAGGATCAGCACCACTGCCAACACACTATTGCTCAGCGGCTGGCCGGGCACCACATGATCGGCCAGCCGCTTGAGCAGATGCCGGCCGACGAAAATCATGAAAACCGCATACCCAATGCCGCCGCCGATGGCCAGGTAGGCACTGCCCCAACTGCCGCCGAAGCTGGCCAGCACCACGGCCAAAATGCACCACGCAGACGCATCGTCGAACGCACCAGCGGTCAACGCCAAGGTCCCCAAAGGGCTAGTGGCCAGACCGCGCTCGTGGATGATGCGTGCCAGCATCGGGAAGGCGGTGATCGCGATCGCCGCGCCCAGGAACAGCGACGCTTCCATCAGCTTGGCCTTTTCCGAGAACAGGCCTTCCACGTTGATCAACCATGGGCACATGGCAAACGCCAGCAGGAACGGCACCGCGATGCCCGCCAGCGACACGCTCATCGCGCTGCGATAGCGCGCGCGAAAGTGATCGCTGCGAAAATCGGTACCGACCAGAAACATGTACATGCCCACGCCGAACTGCGCGAACACGTACAGCACGTCCATGGTCTGCTTGGGGAACAAGGCCGCCTGCGCGCCAGGTGCCAGCAAGCCGAACAGCGAGGGCCCCAGCATCACGCCGGCAATCATTTCGCCCACCACCTGCGGCTGTCCGAGGCGCTTGGCCAGCATGCCGACCAGCCGACACACCAGCAAGATCGCGGCAGCCTGCAAAAAGAAATACACCGACATCTGCGCAGTGGTCATGCGTGCGGCAACATCCCTGAAAAGTGCGCAGATCGTAACCGGACATGCCGCGCTTCGATAGCATGCAGTTGCCGGTGGCTATCCGGGCCCAAGCGCGCGCCTGGGCCCGCCAGACGCAGCGCGGCGGCTACGCGCACCTGCCTGCATCACTTGCCCGCAGCGGTTTCGGTCGGCACCGGCGTCAGCACCAGATCCTGGAAATCGAAGCTGAAATCGGTCAGCGGCGAAATCGGCTCCATGCGCATCTCGCGCACCGCGCCATCCGGCGTCAGCAAGAAATTGACGAAGGCATCGGCATTCAAGGAGCGGTCGTCCCAGCGCACGATGAAGCTGTCGTGCTGCCAATGCTCCAGCGTGCCCACGAGTTGGGCGGTCTTGGCGAACTGCAGCCGCAGCCGCTTGCCGTCCTGGACAATCACCACATCGCCGTACCACGGGTCGCGGTAGGTGGCCGCGTAACTGCGCAGCGGCAACGACGGGGTGGACCGCGCCGCACGTGCGTCCTGGTGCTTCTTCCAGCTGGCATCGGCATCGCTGTCGGCCTTTTCCACCAGTTTGGCGTAAGCGGCCGTCCAATCGGTGGGCGGCACCCGCAAGAACGCATCCAGCACCTGGAAGGTCACTGCGTTGAATGCGGCGCCCACTTCCTGGTTGGTCAACACCACCACGCCCAGTTTCTGATCCGGCAGCAGCGTGAGGCGCGACACCATGCCGGGCCAGCCACCGGTATGCCACACCATGCGATGGCCACGGTAATCGCTCAAGCTCCAGCCCTCGCCGTAACCGGCGAAGTTCGGCCGTGCCGCGGCAAACTCGGGCAACTGCACCTCACCGATCGGAATCGGCGTGATCATCGACCACATCTCGTGCTGACGCTTGGCGCTGAACAAGGGTTTGCCATCGGGCAGGATGCCGCCGGCCAGTTGCACGTTCATCCATAGCGCCATGTCGTGCGCACTGGAATAAATGCCGCCGGCACCGGAGTTGTTGGACCAGGTCAGCGGCGCCACCGTGCGCAACTCGGTGAAGTCGTACTTGGCATGCCCCACTGCAGCGTGATCGCCAGCCTGCAGATGGTCGGCGTTGAAGCGCGTGCCGCGCATGCCCACCGGGGCGAAAATACGTTGCTGCAGAAACGCCTCGTAACTCTGTCCGGAGACCTGCTCGATCACCTTTTGCGCGACCGCGTACAGGATGTTGTCGTACGCATAACGGTCGCGAAAACCGCCCTTCAGCGGCACCTTGGCCAGGCGCTGCACGACTTCTTCGGTGGTGTAGCTGGTGGTGGGCCAGAACAACAGGTCGCCCGCCCCCAGACTCAGGCCGCTGCGGTGCGCCAGCAGATCGCGGATGCGCATTTCGCCGCTCACATACGGGTCGGACATGCGAAACCACGGCAGATGGTCGATGACCTTGTCCTCGAGCGAGAGCTTGCCTTCGTCGGCCAGGATCGACAGCGATGCGGCAGTGAAGGCCTTGGTGTTGGATGCAATGGCAAACAAGGTGTCGGCCTGCACCGGCGCGGGCTTGCCTGTCTCGCGCACGCCGTAGCCGCGCTCCAGCACCACCTGGCCGTCCTTGACGATGGCCACCGCGATACCTGGCACATCGAACTGTTTGCGCACACGCTCCATCTGCACGTCGAACTGCTGCATGCCGGCGGGAAGTTCGGCCGCGTGCGTTGTCGCCACCAAGCTTGCCACCATCAGCACGCCCCCACTCAGCCATCGCTTCAAGGTCACTGCATCGCCCTCAGGTTTTCGGTCAGATCGATCCGCTGGCGCCATCCAACGACAACGGCTGCGGCGACACCAGCACGCCATTGGCATCGGCATACAGCCAATGGCCTGGAACGAAGAGCACGCCCGCAAAACTCACCGGCACATCCACATCGCCCAGATCGCGTCGCTCGGTGCGGCGCGGACAGGCGGCCAGCGCCAGCACCCCCAACGGCAGCGAGGCAAGCATCTCGACATCGCGCACGCCGCCATGGATCAGCACGCCGGCCCAGCCGTTCGCCACCGCGTTGGCCGCGATCTGGTCGCCCAGCAGCGCATGCTTCAGCGAGCCCTGGCCGTCCACCACCAGCACCCGGGCATCGCCCGGCGTGGCGGCCAGCTCGCGCATCCGCGATTTATCTTCGAAACAACGCACCGTGACCATCGGCCCGCAGAACACGGTGCGCCCGCCGAAATGGCGAAACGGCGGCTCGGCAATCGTCACCTCGGGGTAGCGGTCACACAGATCAGGCGTGGTCCAGGTCATCGGGGCAGTCTCGCGCGGCAGAGCTGGCATGGTAGCCGGCCGCGGCGGTGTGCGGGCGACCTGTGAGGCGCCGCGTAAGCACCCAGGCAGCGGCGGTGCGCGGATGTGGGCAGTACGTAGCCCTGCGGTTTCTTGGTTGCCGCTGCGGTGGGCGCGCCGCGCGTCGTGTGCTGCGTGCTGGCCGTTTTCAGTGGCGCATACGCGAACAGCCCCCGGCGCGACAGCCCAGAACGCGCACTGCGAATGCGCAGCTCTGGCGCATCGACGCGCATGACGCGGCCGCTGCGGTTGCCGACAACTGCGCTGTTGACGTCTTACCCAGATCGTCTCCGACAGGCTGCAATGCCCATGCGCCATGTCAGCGCTGTCGTCGTTCGCCTTCCCACAACGATAGCGACGCCGCCACGCAACGATGCCCATGCAGGCTCAACCCTTGCACCGCGCAACGGTCGCCCACGGCGACACCGGATTCGCATCGCACCATCGGCACCGCGGCTATGATCGGACGAGGCGCATTGCACCTGCCGAAGAACCTGTCATGGCCCACGCCCCCGCCAGCGAGTATCCACGCAATGACCGATCTGTTCGCTTCCGCCCCACCCGCCCTCGACGGCATCCATATCGGCATCGGTGGCTGGGTGTATGCGCCGTGGCGCGCGGGCATGTTCTAGCCGGAAGGGCTGGTACAGCGCCGCGAGCTGGACTACGCAAACCGCCACGCCACCGCCATCGAGATCAATGGCACCTACTACGGCACGCAGAAGCCGGCCACCTACGCAACGTGGCGCGATGAAGTGCCGCCGGGCTTCGTCTTCTCGGCCAAGGCGCCGCGCCGCATCACCCAGGCACGCAAGCTGGCCGGCACCAAGGCGCCGGTGGAAGACTTCATCGGCGGCATTGTGGAGCTCAGCGACACCCTGGGACCGCTGGTGTGGCAGTTCGAACAAGGGCATCGGCTGCAGGCCGACGACCTGGACGCGTTTTTGTCATTGCTGCCCAAGCGTGCGGGCACGCGTGCGCTGCGCCATGTGCTGGAGATTCGCGACCGCGATGCGGTGGATGCATCGCTGCTGGCGTTGGTGCGCCGCCACGGTGTGGCCACGGTATTCACCGATTCGCACGAGCATCCCTCGTTCGCGGATCTGTCCACCGATTTTGTCTATGCGCGTTTGATGCGCAGCCAGGCGCGCCTGCATGCGGGATATCCGGCGCCGGCATTGGCGCGCTGGGCTGAGCGCATCCAGGCCTGGCGAGGTGGCGACGACCCGGCCGATCTGCCGCATGTGGATGCATCGGCAGCGCCAGCACGTCAGCCACGCGAGGTCTTCGTGTTTTTCATCAGTGCGGCGAAGGAGCGCAACCCTGCGGCAGCGATGGCGTTGTTGAAAGAGCTATCGACACGTTAGAGCAGCTGGCAACACGATGGCGCAGCCGGCAGACGGTGCGCCCGGTGCCCGATGCGGCATGTACTGCGCGCACATACCGGTTTTGAGTGTGCCGTCCACGCCCGCCTGACGATTGCTTGCTACGTCTGCTTGGCCGCTCTTGGCCCCGCGCATGCGGCGCAATCGGCGATGCATGATGCGGCTGTGTTTGGGGTGCAGTGGCGATCGCTGGGGTGGAGCACTCGATCGCGGCGTGATGTGCCAAATCGCTGGTTGACTCTACTTGCCGCGATGCGGGTGGGCGATGGCTGGCGACCGGCCGCGCGATGACTGCCCGGCAGTCACATTCGCCATTCCCTTAACCCGCCGCTGCGCCCCGCATCCGCCGCCCTTGCAACGCCGATCAACGCGTTTTCGGCGACAATGGCGCATGCCCACGACCGACCTGCGCAAGGCGCAACTGCAAATCCATTTCTGCGTGCTGCTTTGGGGCATCACCGCGATCCTGGGCAAACTGATCACGCTGCAGGCATTGCCGCTGGTGTGGTGGCGCATGTTGATCGTGGTGGTGGCGCTAGCCTTGTGGCCACGCGTGTGGTGCTCGGTTATTGCGGCATCGGCGCGCTGGTTGCCCTGCACTGGCTCACCTTCTACGACGCAATCAAGCTGGCCAATGCGTCGGTAGCGGCGACCTGCATCGCGCTGGCGCCGGTCTTTACGGCGGTGATCGAGCCGTGGGTGACCAAGCGCCCGTTCCGCCCGCGCGAGCTGCTGTTCGGGCTGGCCGTGTTGCCCGGCGTGGCGCTCGTCGTTGGCGGGGTGCCGGAGGGCATGCGGGCCGGCGTGGTGGTCGGCGCGATCTCGGCAGTCTTCGTCGGGTTATTCGGCTCGCTCAACAAACGCATGGTGGCGCATGCCGACCCGCTCACCGTCACCGCGCTGGAACTCGGCGCCGGCACGCTCACCTTGACCCTGCTCGCGCCGGCGATGCCGCTGCTGCTGCCGGCGTTGCACGGCGATCTACTGGTCGTGCCCAGCCTGCACGATGGCGTCTTGCTGCTGGCACTGTCACTGGCCTGCACCCTGCTGCCGTTCGCGCTGGCGCTGGTGGCACTGCGCCATCTCAGCGCCTATTCGGTGCAGCTGGTGACCAATCTCGAACCGGTCTACGCCATCGTGCTGGCGATCGCGCTGCTGGGCGAACAACGCGAACTCACCCTGCAGTTCTATCTCGGCGTGGCGATCATTCTTGGCGCAGTATTCCTGCATCCGGTGCTGGAGCGTC encodes:
- the rraA gene encoding ribonuclease E activity regulator RraA; the protein is MTWTTPDLCDRYPEVTIAEPPFRHFGGRTVFCGPMVTVRCFEDKSRMRELAATPGDARVLVVDGQGSLKHALLGDQIAANAVANGWAGVLIHGGVRDVEMLASLPLGVLALAACPRRTERRDLGDVDVPVSFAGVLFVPGHWLYADANGVLVSPQPLSLDGASGSI
- a CDS encoding cation:proton antiporter; translated protein: MTTAQMSVYFFLQAAAILLVCRLVGMLAKRLGQPQVVGEMIAGVMLGPSLFGLLAPGAQAALFPKQTMDVLYVFAQFGVGMYMFLVGTDFRSDHFRARYRSAMSVSLAGIAVPFLLAFAMCPWLINVEGLFSEKAKLMEASLFLGAAIAITAFPMLARIIHERGLATSPLGTLALTAGAFDDASAWCILAVVLASFGGSWGSAYLAIGGGIGYAVFMIFVGRHLLKRLADHVVPGQPLSNSVLAVVLILFCVSAWAMDAIGIHAVFGGFLLGVCLPRGALTEKLREMLQPFVVVLLLPMFFTYSGLKTQLSVLLQPQIMLAGVAILAASFIGKGVACWAAARTTGENNRDAMAIGALMNARGLMELIIINIGLQAGVIEQGLFSVLVLMAILSTLMATPLFNWIMRRHAHVSDAVPSLQSR
- a CDS encoding DMT family transporter yields the protein MATRVVLGYCGIGALVALHWLTFYDAIKLANASVAATCIALAPVFTAVIEPWVTKRPFRPRELLFGLAVLPGVALVVGGVPEGMRAGVVVGAISAVFVGLFGSLNKRMVAHADPLTVTALELGAGTLTLTLLAPAMPLLLPALHGDLLVVPSLHDGVLLLALSLACTLLPFALALVALRHLSAYSVQLVTNLEPVYAIVLAIALLGEQRELTLQFYLGVAIILGAVFLHPVLERRRKVVHPELLGTAEAKNIVD
- a CDS encoding sensor histidine kinase, whose amino-acid sequence is MKALRRFHAWRNQAPLWWWVGLRMSALAVLTMMVIAFGMWCYFNLRYSLILSNVPAEPRAEISQLIAQPRANQARLWELFQRYYDIENFLPGLANPDWWMLGAMMTISVPVILFCGLLASRPLSRQFSQVAFAAHRVSDGDFGARAHVVRGAPDELTALADDFNTMSGRLQQYERELRDSSAMLAHELRTPLNAAMGRVQGMLDEVFPREPEQLRLVHRQLEQINRLIGDLHLVSLARAGQLVLEPESVELRELVAERIEWAGPALRQAQMAIHYPMHPPLRLRADRHRLGQVLSILIDNALRYAAAGKLLEIEVHREGTSVQLTLGDRGPGVEPAQLPHLLDRFWRADSSRARHSGGSGLGLAIASAICQAHDGRLVVSNRPGGGLLAGVRLPLGR
- a CDS encoding serine hydrolase, which gives rise to MACWCRRSRCRWMAPADRSDRKPEGDAVTLKRWLSGGVLMVASLVATTHAAELPAGMQQFDVQMERVRKQFDVPGIAVAIVKDGQVVLERGYGVRETGKPAPVQADTLFAIASNTKAFTAASLSILADEGKLSLEDKVIDHLPWFRMSDPYVSGEMRIRDLLAHRSGLSLGAGDLLFWPTTSYTTEEVVQRLAKVPLKGGFRDRYAYDNILYAVAQKVIEQVSGQSYEAFLQQRIFAPVGMRGTRFNADHLQAGDHAAVGHAKYDFTELRTVAPLTWSNNSGAGGIYSSAHDMALWMNVQLAGGILPDGKPLFSAKRQHEMWSMITPIPIGEVQLPEFAAARPNFAGYGEGWSLSDYRGHRMVWHTGGWPGMVSRLTLLPDQKLGVVVLTNQEVGAAFNAVTFQVLDAFLRVPPTDWTAAYAKLVEKADSDADASWKKHQDARAARSTPSLPLRSYAATYRDPWYGDVVIVQDGKRLRLQFAKTAQLVGTLEHWQHDSFIVRWDDRSLNADAFVNFLLTPDGAVREMRMEPISPLTDFSFDFQDLVLTPVPTETAAGK